Genomic segment of Pelmatolapia mariae isolate MD_Pm_ZW linkage group LG6, Pm_UMD_F_2, whole genome shotgun sequence:
CCACATCAACCAGAGCAAACAAATATCAAGAAGACATTCACATTATGGACAGGTAGTTGAACGAAAGTGGACATTTAAGAAATTGTGTGTGGGAGTAAAGTTCTTCATTTTGAACAGAACAGGTTGTATATTTAGAAAAATCGAAGTTCAGCAGAGAGAGCTGAtttcactcttgctgcagcCCCACTTGCAGCAAGCATTGGACAGTCCAACCACTACGTCCCGTCCTTTCCTGTCTGCGCTCCGTAGAGCCTCCAGCACCTCTTCTGTGATCGGTGAGCGAGCTGAGCGGCTGAATCCTGCTGCTACAGATGCCACATCTAATGCTGGATTTTTCCATGGTTCGGACTCTGCAGGATCTTGCTCGCTCATAAGTTGAGGGATGGGATTTGCCTTCCATGGATCATAGGTCTCTTCTCCAATAAATGCtgacaaaaagaataaaaagtaaatCTGTCAATATTGCAGTTTAATTCTTTGAAAACAAAGCACATCATAGAAAATCAGCACACAAAATCACACCGTCTTACCCGAGTCTTCTGCGCTTCTCCTCCAGCGAGAACCACCACAGGTAAAGATGACAGCTCGTATGAACTCTCTTCCACACAGTTTCACCCCATAAAAAGAGGGATGACCGTCATTGGGCCGGACCCTGTCTACCAGAGCCACCAACAAGCCCAGGGTCAAGAGCGCTGCCTTCCACATGATGCTGAACAAATACTGAAGGTATCTCAAAGGTATGTTTAAGTGTCTCTGtggtttgtgtttctttttggaTGTTCTTTCCACCTTTTATAGGGCCTAGCATCAGCGAGGAGGACCTGAACTCACCTCCAGTGTTCGTCATACCT
This window contains:
- the rln3b gene encoding relaxin-3b — its product is MWKAALLTLGLLVALVDRVRPNDGHPSFYGVKLCGREFIRAVIFTCGGSRWRRSAEDSAFIGEETYDPWKANPIPQLMSEQDPAESEPWKNPALDVASVAAGFSRSARSPITEEVLEALRSADRKGRDVVVGLSNACCKWGCSKSEISSLC